CCGTTTTCCAGGTGCAAGCTGAACTGGCACGACCGCCGGCGGCAACGTTTAAACAGGACCTGGCTGCCATCTATGAGAAGAACTTGTGCACCGATTGTGATCTGGTCTTTCGTGGAACGATATTCTCAGTCCATCGTGCAATATTGTCGGCACGCTGTGTATATTTTCGGGACCTGCTGGCAGGATGTCCTGGTTTCGGTGCGCGCATATGTCTCGAACTACCCACATCCCCCATTGATGTACAACTCTTCTCGTCGCTATTGCGCTACCTATACACTGGTGATCTGTGCCCCCATGATCCTAACATTGACATCACTCTCTTGCGGCAATTGGGCAAGGATTTCGGTACACCGAATCCACTGGAGCACGATCTGCGCTATCTGCTGGAAACAGGTGATTATGCTGACGCAGCACTCGTCTTCACGGCAGATGGCAGCAACGACTATTTACGACAAGACTCGGGAACCTCGGAGTACGGCTTCCGGCCGAAGATCGAACTACCTTGCCATAAAGCGATATTGAGCGCGCGATCGCCATTCTTTCGCAATCTAATTGCGCGCCGGACACGCAACATGGACGAGTATGTGGAGCGCTCGTTGCACGTGCCCACGCGCATCGTATTGGACGAAACTGTTATACCAAAAAGATATGCACGAGTATTGCTGCAGGCCATCTACCTGGACTCGGTGGACTTGTCATTGATTTTGCGTGGCGTGGGTTCCGGCACCTCGGCCGGTTCGCTTGGCGAAGTGCACGCACTGACCAATACCGGCCGGGTGCGGCCAACGACTCTGGAGGAGGCCATGGAGCTATATCAGATCGGTCGATTTCTGGAGCTGGATATATTGGCACAGGGCTGTGAGGATTTGATTCTCGAATGGCTGTCCATTGAAACGCTACCCACGGTCCTCAAGTGGGGCTGCCAGCCGCATGGCTCCGCCTGGGTCTTTCGCCAAGCTTGTCAGTATTTACGCGAGGAATTCGCAGCTGTTAGCTCCTCGCCGGTGTTGCACCAACTCGATAAATCTCAGTTAATACACATTCTGCATAGTAACTTTCTACAAGCATCCGAACTGGAGGTACTGCAGGCCGTTCTCAAATGGGGCGAGCAGGAGCTGATTCGCCGCATGGAGGATCGGGAGCCCAACTTGCTGTCCCACACAGCCCACTCGGTGGCGCGCAAGGGTGTCAAGAAACGCGACCTGAGTGATATAGAATTACGCGAGATACTCTCGGAACTGTTGCCACTGGTGCGCATGGATCACGTCCTGCCGCCTCACTGCGAGGTCCTTTGCCAGGCGATCCGCCGTGGTCTCGTCAGCACACCACCTTCGCATATGATCGGCGATGATCGGGAGAATTTACGTATCAATGCCTGGATTCGCGGCGGCAAAAATCAGGGCCTGTACGTGAGGCCACGCCTGTTCATGCCCTATTTCGAGGAGGTGAAGGCGCTCTTGGAGGATCGCATGTCATCGTCACACCATCAGGTCGAGCTAATGCGAATGCGCCGGTGTCGGCATCCTCCCGATATTCCCGATACGCTGTACATGGTCTCGCATATGAATTCAAAGGCGAATAGTGATCTTAGCACAGTAGAAAATCGTAGTACGGACGGGAATGTTGATATATTAGTAGGCGCCGCTGTTATTCCACCACCGGACAACCAAACGCTGCTGGCCATGCGCAAGCGGGAGCACAAGCTGCGCCAATCGCCCATGTGCCAGCGGGCATTGCTGCTGCCGCTCTCCTCGAAGAGTGAGATCGATCGGCAGATACGGCTGCGCGTTGTTAGGGAATTCAATCTGCCCGACGAGGTGTCCGACCTTCTGGAAATTGCCCTGCAAACCAATCCGGGCAGGAATGAGAGCCACGCCGAGGAGACAAGTGCATCGACCTCGCAGAAAGATGACTCGCTGCTGGAGGATGAGGATCAAAGTCCGCCACCCTCGCCGGCGGCCACTTGCTCAGTGTCGCGACACACCACCGTTGCATCGTCGTTCTTATCGCCCATGGGCTCATCCGTGGCGTCTTGCGGCACCGACGCCGCTCACCCGTGCTACAGTCGAAATCTCACCTTCCCACGCCACCATTCGAATGGCCTGATCGGAGTGGCCAATGCGTTTGGGTCCAGCTCTGGCCCGACGCTGCAGTGCAGCTACTCGCGACTCTCCTCGTCGGTGCATCAGCGCAACGACCTACCCGCCCTCATCACCGAGGGCGACTTTCGGTTCCCGCATGGCAATGGCCTGGGATTGGACATGGGCGCCGAGGGCGGTGCCTGCGGCCTGGACACGGCCAATAGCCATCTGTCCGAAATGATGCCGGATGTGGCGATGGCCACCGCCTCGCTGGGCCAGCTCCACTTGACAAATAATGGAGCTGGATGCGCCGGCAACATTGGCGGGCGCGCAGTGAGCAGCAATAACGACATGTCCGAGAGCTTGCAGCTAGATTTAGGCGATGGTCCGAGTCCTCATATAATCGGAAGTGCTGTCGGTTCAATGACTCTACGAAATATACAGGTTAGTAACTACTCTTTGcattcaaataaaattcaaattctaaATTGGATTACTTTAAAGCATCAACTGCCAACAAACAACTATCACCACTTTATGCAGCGTTCGAATTCGCCATTTGAAATCCTGCGGCAAGGACAACCATCGCCAACATCACATCCACAACATTCCGGGACATACAATTCTGGACCACCAAGGTTTTTATAGAGATTTCGAGTGGCACCCGATCACGGGCATTATTTTAGCATGCCTTTCTGAATAAACAAAATCCGATacaattaaaactaaaaatctagataaataaaacaaactaCTAAATAAATGTCAAAATGATACCCCTTTCCGATGATCTATCAATATAAATTATAAGTTGGACTAAGAtgaaaatatacaattttcCTCCAAAATGTTCTTataaattggaattttcacTGTTGTCGTTATTCAAGATTCTAATTGGAATCCAGTGTTGGCTAAATGTATACTCTTGAATTTCTACTAAGAAACCGAACAATCGATTCTAATTGGAAAAACACTCAAGGTTTTTAGGATAGGGGATTTTCCaagtttttggttttgcaCAACACTGAAAAGAAGAGGTAAGTTTAATTTCATATCCGATTGGATTGGAAATCCTCTTCTGATTTTTCACTGCTGCAGAACGTGGAAAATGGTTTCCCAGTTCTGAAAATGAGCGAGAGGCAAATAGTTGAGAaaatatgtattattttttaaaggtTTTCTCGAAGCTGGCACTGATCGTCTGAAGAGTTAAACAAGATTAGATAGCTTTGTAGTTTTTTTGTTCATGTCAAACTTGCATTTGTCCATTTTGATGGTCCTGCTGACATTATTGATTTGTCGCCAGCTTAAAAGATGACCTCTTTCTAGCTGCAATATGGTTAGTAACCCAAAAGATGGTACACATGAGTGTCTCCAACGTGCGATTCCAAGTACGTATGCATTCCCAGACCAAATTTCTTATGTATTACAATCACGTACTACCCATTAACACACGATTTTGATGTTCCGAATCCACGAAGAAGGTTCCTCCATATGGAAAGCTGAGAAAAGTCAGGATAAGGTACCAAGGATTTATAACTCGAGCGGGAAAACCCCAAAAGGATTCGAATTGAATGAAAAGACATGCGTGGCTTCTTTGTAATGATtctattttta
The Drosophila mauritiana strain mau12 chromosome X, ASM438214v1, whole genome shotgun sequence DNA segment above includes these coding regions:
- the LOC117147287 gene encoding BTB/POZ domain-containing protein 7, with the translated sequence MGANTSSSSYPTVASSGSGANSNASNSNGNLSAMPPGMGEIPGGGGGCSGAFGSSSSCGPSGNAGAAPGIVISGAHYHRDQRRKRATGFATLKRKFIRRRRSSKACDHARVLRDFVSDWAPVELAALCEEFEALSALRDLSVQAELARPPAATFKQDLAAIYEKNLCTDCDLVFRGTIFSVHRAILSARCVYFRDLLAGCPGFGARICLELPTSPIDVQLFSSLLRYLYTGDLCPHDPNIDITLLRQLGKDFGTPNPLEHDLRYLLETGDYADAALVFTADGSNDYLRQDSGTSEYGFRPKIELPCHKAILSARSPFFRNLIARRTRNMDEYVERSLHVPTRIVLDETVIPKRYARVLLQAIYLDSVDLSLILRGVGSGTSAGSLGEVHALTNTGRVRPTTLEEAMELYQIGRFLELDILAQGCEDLILEWLSIETLPTVLKWGCQPHGSAWVFRQACQYLREEFAAVSSSPVLHQLDKSQLIHILHSNFLQASELEVLQAVLKWGEQELIRRMEDREPNLLSHTAHSVARKGVKKRDLSDIELREILSELLPLVRMDHVLPPHCEVLCQAIRRGLVSTPPSHMIGDDRENLRINAWIRGGKNQGLYVRPRLFMPYFEEVKALLEDRMSSSHHQVELMRMRRCRHPPDIPDTLYMVSHMNSKANSDLSTVENRSTDGNVDILVGAAVIPPPDNQTLLAMRKREHKLRQSPMCQRALLLPLSSKSEIDRQIRLRVVREFNLPDEVSDLLEIALQTNPGRNESHAEETSASTSQKDDSLLEDEDQSPPPSPAATCSVSRHTTVASSFLSPMGSSVASCGTDAAHPCYSRNLTFPRHHSNGLIGVANAFGSSSGPTLQCSYSRLSSSVHQRNDLPALITEGDFRFPHGNGLGLDMGAEGGACGLDTANSHLSEMMPDVAMATASLGQLHLTNNGAGCAGNIGGRAVSSNNDMSESLQLDLGDGPSPHIIGSAVGSMTLRNIQHQLPTNNYHHFMQRSNSPFEILRQGQPSPTSHPQHSGTYNSGPPRFL